The Paludisphaera rhizosphaerae DNA window AACCCTTCAAAAAGGCGTTTTTCCAGTGCCGGCGCTGCCAGTCGAGCAACTACAACCGCCGGATCGTCGCGCTGATCCTGGACACCACCCTGATCGTCTACGTACCGCTCATCGTCGCTTTCGTGGTGTTGACCGCTTCAGGCGTCGAACCCAGGACGGCGGGCGTCGTCATCAACCTCGTCCAGTTGCTCGGGGTGTTGTTGCTCTTCTTCCGCGACGCGCTCTTCGGTGGAGCCAGCCTGGGCAAGCGGGCCATGGGCCTGCGCGTCGTACGGTCGGCCGACGGCGTCTCGCCGCTCTCCTACGGGCAGGGATTCGTCCGCTGGCTGAGCCAGCTCATCCCGTTCTTCAACCTGTACGACGTCATCGTCCCGTATCGCGATCCGCTGCTCAGGCGAGTCGGCGACCGCTGGGCGAAGACCCGCGTGGTGGACTCGCCGAAGAAGCTGGCCAAGGCCCGCGCCGACGTCGCCCGTCGGCTGCTCAAGAAAGGAACCCAACCTCCTCGTGAGGTGGGAATGACGACGGAACAGATGGCTCGGCTTGTCTGACGATCGAGACCAGGAACGTCTCGAGCCCCTGTCCTGGACGGGGCTCGAGACCGCTCGCCTCGCGGATCAAGTCGGCGAGTTCGGCGGCGATCTCCTGCCGAGGCCGCGGGACCATCTCCTCTCTCGACCGTAGGTACATCCCGACGAGGCCGACGATCTCTCCGGGCACCGCGGCCAGAGCCTCGGCGGGGAGCGGCGCCTCGGTCTCCGCTCCAGCGGGAAGCTCCGGCAGAAGCGACTCGGTCTCGATTGGCTCCTGATACACCACGAGCG harbors:
- a CDS encoding RDD family protein, which produces MSQVAEHPIKEAGIDPYEIGWYIESADEETYGPVSRKTLGQWLEDGTITPNTLVRHCTQPETRPLADQAELRDQLPFDQAKGSVGDRLEDVWPRKTRERLALAEGSAPCARHNRPATLVCVRCHAPYCDKCRMKPFKKAFFQCRRCQSSNYNRRIVALILDTTLIVYVPLIVAFVVLTASGVEPRTAGVVINLVQLLGVLLLFFRDALFGGASLGKRAMGLRVVRSADGVSPLSYGQGFVRWLSQLIPFFNLYDVIVPYRDPLLRRVGDRWAKTRVVDSPKKLAKARADVARRLLKKGTQPPREVGMTTEQMARLV